The nucleotide sequence TACATGGCAAACGTTGGAGGCGTTGTAACTATGTAATCTCCATCAAAAAGCTTGATCAAATAGCTTAAAAGCTCATCTCCACCGTTGCCAACAGCAACGTTCTTTGGACTAACTCCATAGAACTCTGCAATTGCTTCTCTAAGAGGCATTGAAGTTATGTGAGGATAGCGGTTGAAGGGAGTTTTCCTAAGCTCTTCGAAGATTTCTTCCTTTATCTCTGGCGGCAGATCAAAGGGATTTTCGTTTTTATCGAGCCATATCTTGTAATCTCCCTCCAAAACTTTATAAGGCTGAAACGTTTTTATTAACTCCCTAATTTTCATCTCCTACGCCTCCTCAACTCGTTCATAACTTCACCGAGGCTTATGTCATTATAAGCCAGCAAAACTAACAAATGATAGAGTAAATCCGCAGTTTCGTAAATTATCCTCTCCCTGCCTTCTGCAACGAGAACTTCAACTGCCTCTTCCCCAAACTTCTTGTAAATCTTTTCTTTCCCTTCAGCGAAGAGCTTTGATGTGTATGAACCCTCAACAGGCTTTTCTTTTCTTTGTTTTATCAGCTCCTCTAGCTCTCTCAAAATTGTTAGTGAATAGTCTATTCCCCCTTCAACTTTCTCAGGTTCTCCAAGCTTACGATAGAAACATGAGTAATTTCCTGTATGGCAAGCTGGACCCTTAGGCTCAACAATTAAAAGCAAAGCGTCGCTGTCGCAGTCTATCTTTATCTCTTTGACTTTTTGAACGTTCCCGCTGACCTCACCTTTCATCCTAATTCTCTTTTGACTCCTTGAGTAGTAGTGAGCATATCCTGTCTCAAGTGTCTTTTTCAAAGCTTCTTTGTTCATGTAGGCTAATGTTAGGACTTCTCCTTTCGTGTCTTGAACAATTACTGGAACAATCCCATTATTCTTCTCCCAGTTGACTTTTTCAATAAGCTCTTCCATTTTCATCACTCCAATCTTATAGGAACGCCTTTCTTAGCGAGGTATTCTTTCAGCTCTCTAACCGTGTATTTTCCATAGTGGAAAATTGACGCCGCTAAAGCTGCTTCAGCTCCTATCTTGAAAGCTTCATAAAAGTGCTCTGGACTCCCTGCACCGCCTGAGGCAATAACTGGAATATCAACGGCTTCAACGATAGCCTTTGTCAGTGGAATATCAAAGCCTTGCTGTGTTCCATCAGTGTCCATGCTCGTGAGTAGAATCTCACCAGCTCCAAGTTTTTCAACTTCCTTTGCCCACTCTATAGCATCAATTCCTCTAGCTTTCCTTCCTCCGTGAGTATAAACCTCCCAATATTTTCCGTTCCACTTTGCATCAATTGCTATCACCAGATTTGCAGAGCCAACAACTTTTGCTGCTTCTCTCACAAGCTCAGGATTATCAACGGCCGCCGTATTGAGAAAAACTTTATCTGCTCCGCTCTTGATTATCTCCCTAATTTCCTCGACGCTCTTTATACCTCCACCGACTGTAAATGGGACATAAATTTCTTCAGCTATTCTCTTAACCAAATCGAAGAGAATTCTCCTCTTTTCAAACGATGCTGTGATGTCAAGAAAGACTATCTCGTCTATCCCTTCTTCCTCATACCTCTTAGCGAGCTCTATTGGATCTCCCGCATCTCTAATGTTCTTAAATTTTATTCCCTTAACAACTCTGCCTTCTTTTATATCCAAAGCCGCGATAATCCTCTTAGCTAACATTTTAAAGCCTCCAGAAGTTCTTCCAATCTAACTTTACCCTCATAGAGAGCTTTTCCAACGATTGCACCAGAAAATCCAATCTCTTTGAGCTTCAGCACATCACTTACGCTTGAAACTCCACCTGCATATATAAACTCCTCTTTATCCCAAAATCTCTCTATGCTTTCTATCCCAGTTAAAGTGCCGTCTTTTTCGATTGCCGTATAGATAAATCTGCTAACGTATTTTCTGAGCATTTCATAGGCTTCTTCAACTTTCAGCGAGCTTTCCTCAAGCCATCCCTTTACTGCTATTCTTCCACCTCTTGCATCCAAGCTGACAGTTATGCCATCAAAATCTTCTGTTATCTTTTCTAAAAACTCTAAATCAAAGGCTTTCGTACCAATTATGACATTTTCGACACCAATTTTATAGGCTTTTTCTACGCTCCCATAGTCTCTGAAGCCACCCCCAATCTGTACTTTAAGCTCTGTTTCTTCTATTATGCGCTGGGCAACATCGAGATTTTGTGGCTTTCCTGTGAAAGCTCCATCTAAGTCAACAATGTGGATTTTATCAACGTATTCGGCGAAACCCTTGGCTATCTCCACTGGGTCACCATAAACTTTCACTTTATCCTTTCTTCCTTTGTAGAGGCGAACTGCTTTGCCGCCCATTAAGTCAATAGCAGGATAAATCCTCATATTACAGCCTCCTGAAATTCGCTAAAAGCTTTAATCCAACTTTACTTGACTTCTCTGGGTGAAATTGAACGCCAAAGATGTTGTCCCTACAGACTGCCGATGCAAAGATCACTTCGTTTCCCTTCGATTGATAATCCGTAACTCCTGCAATTATGCTCTCATCCCTAGGATTCGCATAGTAGGAGTGGACAAAGTAGAAGTAAGCCCCGTCCCTTATTCCCTCAAACAGTGGACAGTCTTTTTTCTGCCATACTTGGTTCCAGCCAATGTGCGGCGTTCTAACTCCTCTAAATCTCACGACGTTGCCCTTGAATATCCCCAACCCTTTTCCTTCGCTCTCCTCGCTCCACTCAAAGAGTAGCTGAAGCCCAAGACATATCCCGAGAAATGGCTTCCCATCGTTTATGGCATCCAAGATAACTCCCCTCAAAGGCTCAAGCTTCTCCATCACAGCTCCAAAGTTTCCAACTCCTGGCAAGACTATTTTCTCAGCTTTTTCTATTTCATAGGGGTCGCTCGTAATGACTCCCCCTAAGGCTTTTTTCACGTTGGCTAAGTTACCAATTCCCAAATCAACTATCGCAATCACTACAACACCCCCTTGGTGCTCTCCAACCGCTTGCTTTCTCTCAAAGCCTGTCTCAAAGCAACACCGAGTCCCTTAAACGCAGCCTCAATTATGTGATGCGCATTCATTCCAGCTAATTGTTTCACGTGAATTGTAGCATTTAATGTCCTTGCTAAAGCCCAGAGAAATTCCCTAACTAACGTAACCTCAAATCCCTCTTCGCTCTCCTTCACATCAAGCTCAAGGTTCAGGTAAGGCCTTGAGATATCGACAGCTACCAGAACCAGTGCATCGTCCATCGGCATTATTGCACTTCCAAAGCGGGCTATCTTTCTGCCTTTAATTTTCTCTCTAAGCTCTTCACCCAGGACTATACCCAAGTCCTCCCACAGGTGGTGCCTTAAATCATAGCTCGCCTTGATGCTGACATTTTGTTGCATGTAAAAGAATAGAGCAGTAAGGAGGTGATCGAACACTCTATCTCCCGTTTCTATGCCTCCCTCAACGCCAATCTCTACAATAATATCAGTCTCTTTCGTTTTGCGCCTCATCTTCTAACCTCCATCGATTTCTTGTGCATCTCAAGTCCTTCAATTTCAGCCAAGCGAATCCCTAAATATCTCTCCGCCAAAAACTCCTCTCTGCTGACGTAGGCTAAGCTTATTCTCTTCATGAAGTCCATAACTGTTAAAACCCCGCTGAACTTCGCTGCTCCCCCCGTAGGCAAGACGTGGTTAACTCCAAGGAAATAGTCAGCAGCTGGCACTGGTGTGTATTCTCCCAAGTAGATAGCTCCAGCGTTTTCAATTAAATCCACAAGCTTCAGCGGTTCCTTCGTGATTATTTCCAAGTGTTCTGGAGCTATCTCGTTAGCCTTTTCGGCGCATTCCTCAAGGCTCTTACAGAGAACGACCTCGATCCCGTCCCTGCTGCAGTACTCTGCCAGCTCTCTTGAAGTCGTCAGGAGCCAGGCCTTGCTGTCCTTTCCGTGCTCAAGCTGGGAAAGTAAGTCGTAGAGGACGTATTCTTTGTTCGCGCTCTCATCTGCTATAACAGCTATCTCTGATGGCCCAGCTAAGCTGTCAATTCCCACAACACCGAAAACCTGCCTCTTTGCTTCATTCACGAACTTATTGCCTGGACCAAAGATTTTGTCCACTTTTTTCATACCTATACCATAAGCCATTGCTCCAATCGCTTGAATTCCTCCGAGCTTGTAGACCTCTTTAATGCCGAGGAGCTTTGCCACATAGAGGACGTAGGGGTTAACTTTGCCGTTTTTGGGCGGTGTTGTAACCGCTATCTCCTTAACGCCAGCTATCTTCGCTGGAACTCCAACCATCATGAGCGTCGAAGGCAGAGGCTTCCCTCCAGGGACATAGATACCGATCCTCCTTACCGGCTTGTATATTATGCCGTAAAGTGAAGCGTTCTTTATGTAGAGCTTATCGTTCTCAAGCTGTTTCTCGTGATACTCCCAGATTCTTTCTATTGTGCGCTTGATGATTTTCTTATCCTTCTCTGGAATCTGCCTCTCTGCTTCTTCAAACTCCTCTTCGCTGACAAGGAATTCCCCA is from Thermococcus paralvinellae and encodes:
- the hisIE gene encoding bifunctional phosphoribosyl-AMP cyclohydrolase/phosphoribosyl-ATP diphosphatase HisIE, giving the protein MKMEELIEKVNWEKNNGIVPVIVQDTKGEVLTLAYMNKEALKKTLETGYAHYYSRSQKRIRMKGEVSGNVQKVKEIKIDCDSDALLLIVEPKGPACHTGNYSCFYRKLGEPEKVEGGIDYSLTILRELEELIKQRKEKPVEGSYTSKLFAEGKEKIYKKFGEEAVEVLVAEGRERIIYETADLLYHLLVLLAYNDISLGEVMNELRRRRR
- the hisF gene encoding imidazole glycerol phosphate synthase subunit HisF, translated to MLAKRIIAALDIKEGRVVKGIKFKNIRDAGDPIELAKRYEEEGIDEIVFLDITASFEKRRILFDLVKRIAEEIYVPFTVGGGIKSVEEIREIIKSGADKVFLNTAAVDNPELVREAAKVVGSANLVIAIDAKWNGKYWEVYTHGGRKARGIDAIEWAKEVEKLGAGEILLTSMDTDGTQQGFDIPLTKAIVEAVDIPVIASGGAGSPEHFYEAFKIGAEAALAASIFHYGKYTVRELKEYLAKKGVPIRLE
- the hisA gene encoding 1-(5-phosphoribosyl)-5-((5-phosphoribosylamino)methylideneamino)imidazole-4-carboxamide isomerase; this encodes MRIYPAIDLMGGKAVRLYKGRKDKVKVYGDPVEIAKGFAEYVDKIHIVDLDGAFTGKPQNLDVAQRIIEETELKVQIGGGFRDYGSVEKAYKIGVENVIIGTKAFDLEFLEKITEDFDGITVSLDARGGRIAVKGWLEESSLKVEEAYEMLRKYVSRFIYTAIEKDGTLTGIESIERFWDKEEFIYAGGVSSVSDVLKLKEIGFSGAIVGKALYEGKVRLEELLEALKC
- the hisH gene encoding imidazole glycerol phosphate synthase subunit HisH is translated as MIAIVDLGIGNLANVKKALGGVITSDPYEIEKAEKIVLPGVGNFGAVMEKLEPLRGVILDAINDGKPFLGICLGLQLLFEWSEESEGKGLGIFKGNVVRFRGVRTPHIGWNQVWQKKDCPLFEGIRDGAYFYFVHSYYANPRDESIIAGVTDYQSKGNEVIFASAVCRDNIFGVQFHPEKSSKVGLKLLANFRRL
- the hisB gene encoding imidazoleglycerol-phosphate dehydratase HisB — translated: MRRKTKETDIIVEIGVEGGIETGDRVFDHLLTALFFYMQQNVSIKASYDLRHHLWEDLGIVLGEELREKIKGRKIARFGSAIMPMDDALVLVAVDISRPYLNLELDVKESEEGFEVTLVREFLWALARTLNATIHVKQLAGMNAHHIIEAAFKGLGVALRQALRESKRLESTKGVL
- the hisD gene encoding histidinol dehydrogenase, whose amino-acid sequence is MNFELESYVAQILKDIREKGIEAVKEYSRKFDGYDGEFLVSEEEFEEAERQIPEKDKKIIKRTIERIWEYHEKQLENDKLYIKNASLYGIIYKPVRRIGIYVPGGKPLPSTLMMVGVPAKIAGVKEIAVTTPPKNGKVNPYVLYVAKLLGIKEVYKLGGIQAIGAMAYGIGMKKVDKIFGPGNKFVNEAKRQVFGVVGIDSLAGPSEIAVIADESANKEYVLYDLLSQLEHGKDSKAWLLTTSRELAEYCSRDGIEVVLCKSLEECAEKANEIAPEHLEIITKEPLKLVDLIENAGAIYLGEYTPVPAADYFLGVNHVLPTGGAAKFSGVLTVMDFMKRISLAYVSREEFLAERYLGIRLAEIEGLEMHKKSMEVRR